A region from the Nematostella vectensis chromosome 13, jaNemVect1.1, whole genome shotgun sequence genome encodes:
- the LOC116603333 gene encoding uncharacterized protein LOC116603333: MISTIQMRRPSVPLRRPHQRQQVKKLQLSYVHINNQLLEEYKDRLLFLHDHPEEGCLIRDSLISSLKSKMLTLEECFQVFREVSWKDRCRNILIAKLFHELTQLDDEDAIVEGLTLQLEKGCNDLLKNLTLLKAPTPSQLGIVTLLVSLYNLEDLPESHKDGVESYLVDIARAFWPYFMPGAPVCLNDNSFIDAVSDIFGTVGEILDKDGPKNMERTFNQITRLLYSVDQISNYARMRLMQLKELRAAKWKLRPSACLYYKDAYFKHMEERKESFDSGLPDTPTSLGSAGSCEDVFQSQESLHADTSSRQDVPPETDSSMLQERQPRCNGADEKPNLKTQLKHIAVKETDSPVEIIGQKTTASTVGEEPANDYYNSDTTNDLGYDTIDMSFCSVKESGSGEKQTTGNHQRSLSLESVMGNFAAQGDQANIRQRHHSDINNSTKDLTKDYQPGRNSFVTSKRKVYITADSLLEDVQSSRTVPSPAKSDNNYRPRGGFGSPGSVTPETTLRERFHPQATGYPHDGRRLFAHSLSDDSGTRQGCPIQRHGQPGRQLQTIADHHQRSQSEAMCPGLGVDARFSSWCNSWGDAHQCSLEFPVKSVSPNGNTTDPAHYSRDFLLSLALSPAAMTRPESLSNTEDWTTHVILTQTRTVVDRFRAPRCDLPLLSTKIGALKHSQPSPEHSQPSPEHSLPSQEHSLPSPEHSQPSPEHSQPSPEHSQPSPEHSQPSPEHSQPSPEHCQPSPEHSQPSPEHSLPSQEHSLPSPTSSLGEQVCDVQSTSAQSYTSDLVLQTPGGAVEHSLASASKPVEQHLVLTTPKLDTKEHNLPSLTFKFGTSEHNQPQTLFKFRAPVHNSPSSITNPGTQKNTLTPTNLPSVLSSSPENPPTFNFSVPKPNLPSYKFGSPARDLPSTAYKFGTPKQELHSPTPTHSTPKQKPSSMEFQFGTQEDNPPSSTFKFRAPVCEVPSAKTKLQAPKLDTSEHTSLLSSPPKC, translated from the exons ATGATCTCAACAATCCAAATGAGGAGGCCGTCTGTTCCATTACGCCGACCTCATCAACGTCAACAGGTCAAGAAACTTCAGCTCAGCTATGTACATATAAATAATCAACTCCTTGAGGAATACAAAGACAGGTTACTTTTCTTACATGATCATCCGGAAGAAGGCTGTCTCATACGAGATTCCCTCATCTCCTCCCTCAAATCTAAGATGCTCACCCTTGAAGAATGTTTCCAGGTTTTTCGTGAAGTTTCCTGGAAGGATCGCTGCAGAAATATTTTGATAGCAAAGCTGTTTCATGAATTAACACAGcttgatgatgaagatgccATAGTTGAAGGTTTGACACTGCAGCTGGAAAAAGGATGCAATGACCTTTTAAAAAATCTGACTCTTCTCAAGGCACCTACACCATCCCAGCTTGGAATTGTCACCCTTCTTGTAAGCCTATACAACCTTGAAGATCTTCCCGAGTCACATAAAGATGGTGTTGAAAGTTATTTGGTTGACATTGCCAGAGCATTCTGGCCTTACTTCATGCCAGGTGCTCCAGTGTGCCTTAATGACAACTCCTTCATTGATGCTGTCTCTGATATCTTTGGCACAGTTGGAGAGATTCTCGACAAGGATGGGCCGAAGAATATGGAAAGGACTTTTAATCAAATTACTAGGTTGCTGTACTCTGTGGACCAGATTTCAAACTATGCCAGGATGCGCTTGATGCAACTGAAGGAGCTTAGAGCAGCCAAGTGGAAATTGAGGCCATCTGCTTGCTTGTATTACAAGGATGCATATTTTAAG CACATGGAAGAGAGAAAGGAGAGCTTTGATTCAGGTTTACCAGACACGCCAACCTCCCTTGGCTCTGCTGGATCCTGTGAGGATGTGTTCCAAAGCCAAGAATCCCTTCATGCAGACACTTCAAGCAGGCAAGATGTCCCTCCTGAAACAGACTCCTCAATGCTTCAGGAACGGCAACCTAGGTGCAATGGTGCTGATGAGAAACCAAACTTAAAAACGCAGCTAAAGCATATTGCTGTCAAGGAAACAGACTCACCAGTTGAGATAATAGGGCAGAAAACTACAGCTAGTACTGTTGGAGAAGAGCCTGCCAATGATTATTACAATAGTGACACCACAAATGATTTGGGTTATGATACCATAGATATGAGCTTCTGCAGTGTTAAGGAGTCAGGTAGTGGAGAGAAACAGACCACTGGAAATCACCAGAGGTCATTATCTTTGGAGTCTGTAATGGGTAACTTTGCTGCACAGGGCGACCAAGCAAACATTAGGCAAAGACATCACAGTGACATTAATAATAGTACAAAAGACTTAACAAAGGATTATCAACCTGGTAGGAACAGCtttgtaacctcaaaaaggaaAGTCTATATTACAGCAGATTCACTTCTTGAGGATGTACAGAGCTCAAGGACGGTGCCAAGCCCAGCGAAATCAGATAATAATTACAGGCCACGTGGTGGATTCGGCTCTCCTGGAAGTGTAACTCCTGAGACAACACTCAGGGAAAGATTCCACCCGCAGGCTACAGGCTACCCCCATGATGGCAGGAGACTCTTTGCACACTCCCTCTCAGATGACTCTGGGACCAGACAAGGGTGTCCTATACAACGGCATGGTCAACCTGGCAGACAATTACAGACCATTGCAGACCATCACCAGAGGAGCCAGTCAGAGGCAATGTGTCCTGGATTAGGTGTTGATGCCAGGTTTAGTTCCTGGTGCAACAGCTGGGGAGATGCTCACCAGTGCAGTCTAG AATTCCCAGTCAAGTCTGTTAGTCCCAATGGGAACACGACAGACCCTGCTCATTACTCCAGAGACTTCCTTCTCAGCTTAGCGCTCTCACCTGCAGCCATGACCCGTCCAGAGAGCCTGTCCAACACTGAAGACTGGACAACACATGTCATCCTGACACAG ACACGGACGGTTGTAGACCGATTTAGGGCACCAAGGTGTGATCTTCCATTGTTGTCAACCAAGATTGGTGCTCTAAAACACAGTCAACCCTCTCCAGAACACAGTCAACCCTCTCCAGAACACAGTCTACCCTCTCAAGAACACAGTCTACCCTCTCCAGAACACAGTCAACCCTCTCCAGAACACAGTCAACCCTCTCCAGAACACAGTCAACCCTCTCCAGAACACAGTCAACCCTCTCCAGAACACAGTCAACCCTCTCCAGAACACTGTCAACCCTCTCCAGAACACAGTCAACCCTCTCCAGAACACAGTCTACCCTCTCAAGAACACAGTCTACCCTCTCCAACATCCAGTCTTGGTGAACAGGTGTGTGATGTACAGTCAACGTCTGCCCAGTCTTATACATCAGATCTAGTATTGCAGACGCCTGGTGGTGCGGTGGAGCACAGTCTAGCATCAGCATCCAAACCTGTGGAGCAACATCTAGTATTGACAACACCCAAACTTGATACCAAAGAGCACAATCTACCGTCCCTGACATTCAAGTTTGGCACTTCAGAGCATAATCAGCCCCAAACGTTATTCAAGTTTCGTGCACCTGTGCACAATTCTCCCTCATCGATTACAAATCCTGGTACACAAAAGAACACTCTAACACCGACCAATCTTCCTTCAGTCTTGTCAAGTTCACCAGAGAACCCACCGACATTTAACTTTAGTGTCCCAAAGCCCAACCTTCCCTCATACAAGTTTGGCTCACCAGCAAGGGATCTACCTTCAACAGCATACAAGTTTGGCACCCCAAAGCAGGAGCTTCACTCGCCGACGCCCACGCATAGTACACCCAAACAAAAACCGAGCTCAATGGAATTCCAGTTTGGTACACAAGAGGACAATCCACCGTCTTCAACGTTCAAGTTCCGTGCACCAGTATGCGAGGTACCCTCAGCCAAAACCAAGCTGCAAGCGCCAAAGCTTGACACATCAGAGCACACCAGCTTGCTATCTTCACCCCCCAAGTGTTAG